The segment CCGCCACGGTACAGCAGGATGCGCCAAGGCGAACTCGGCGTAGCCATCCATCACCTTCGTGGCGGCCTCCCCGATGATGATCGGGCTCATGATGACAGACTGCTGGGTTCGCTTGTCCCCGACAAACCCCTTTTTGTCCACCCCCTCCACAAAGCTGCAGGCATCTGTCGCGGCTTGCCGGATGTGGTCCAGGTAGTCGGCCAAGCGGTTTTCATTCATACCGGCCGCGCCTCCGCAAGCACCTTGGCCCGGAACTTGGCTGGCAAATCCCCGGGGGTCAATAGATCGACGTGGAGGCCGAGCAGCGATTCCAGTTCGTCTTGCAGGCCTCCCAGATCGAACAGAGTCGCACCGGGCAAGGCATCAACCAGCAGGTCAAGATCACTGCCATCCTGGTCGGTGCCATGCAGCGCCGAACCAAAAACACGCGGGTTGGTCGTGGGGAAGCGGCTGATCACTTCGCGCACAGCGCTTCGCTTCAGGT is part of the Paludibacterium paludis genome and harbors:
- a CDS encoding HepT-like ribonuclease domain-containing protein, with protein sequence MNENRLADYLDHIRQAATDACSFVEGVDKKGFVGDKRTQQSVIMSPIIIGEAATKVMDGYAEFALAHPAVPWRGMRGMRNRIAHGYFDINVDVVWDTVQTALPELLMQLSIVRRVIGGQDGRAVPD
- a CDS encoding nucleotidyltransferase family protein: MRPSVALNLKRSAVREVISRFPTTNPRVFGSALHGTDQDGSDLDLLVDALPGATLFDLGGLQDELESLLGLHVDLLTPGDLPAKFRAKVLAEARPV